The following are encoded in a window of Brevibacillus sp. DP1.3A genomic DNA:
- a CDS encoding thioredoxin family protein codes for MQELSATQLNQYLHEKESVALFVYTPMCGTCKLAARMLGVMQETLPTVPLYQININTAPALAEQWQVTSVPALLIFHRNELLERHYAIQSVGFLYDVLKPLA; via the coding sequence GTGCAAGAACTATCCGCAACACAATTGAACCAATACCTACACGAAAAAGAGTCGGTCGCTCTTTTTGTCTATACACCGATGTGTGGGACCTGCAAGCTCGCTGCACGTATGCTCGGCGTCATGCAAGAAACATTGCCAACCGTTCCTCTGTATCAGATCAACATTAATACGGCGCCTGCATTGGCAGAACAGTGGCAAGTGACCAGCGTACCCGCCCTGCTCATTTTTCACAGAAATGAATTGTTAGAACGCCATTATGCGATCCAGTCCGTTGGATTTTTATACGATGTACTGAAACCTCTTGCCTAG
- a CDS encoding helix-turn-helix domain-containing protein, whose translation MNSFSLLLEKLHEWFGEQPFSIWYQFSRDRHFRLIFSSFHENATTDIPPMTVPRCDNDASHMRYTYAQQMYRFFYEKEGQAVICLAHKANQPIILTTDQWELLWFGIRLLLAEEKMTAKAEESKKLFEGIRSISATLDVHQIIRGIIGNALAVIPAADAGLLHLYDPTIDRLIPKATVGFHDTVFKDLKMRIGESIAGKVFEDGIPRMYKTTQETSHAMKDISADNFHSLNHAKTLRDLNGLLCVPISREEKRIGVLILHQFHQENVFTEYDLDLLQGFADQTSIALQNAELYAEVKQAYEHMAAISAQLQAKHDDLIQRNHLHESIKQLSLQNKGAETIVKTLSKMTGHSIFFADWLEQKMYPEKSVLFFSWDELYTLLNKRRQPVSVNLFSPAADDDQLFCLYPLINGSIFLGCLMLPLDERGLSDLARMTVEQGSAVLILDLVKKQSISSVLYKRAHDLFQELIASKGNELFDRARSMGLQPQAKYYVVYAHLTQCHDLALLEANIHRLITRWKWEFSKTQMFVYGFHNHVTLLIRSLGSRDGKDIRERLQQASYEWELGKEASLSIGVGSMASGIEQISKSYEEAKKAAHYLTNRNRYGVVHYKDLGVNRLMLNQSQADIDAFIQDVFAPFWQDPEKYQEWEQTIMTYMKCSQSPQLTAKELHIHVNTLYQRLRKVEELLHIDLRNPEDLLKLQLACHLRQEG comes from the coding sequence ATGAATTCATTTTCGCTCCTGCTTGAAAAGCTGCACGAATGGTTTGGCGAACAGCCTTTTTCGATCTGGTACCAATTTTCGCGAGATCGACATTTTCGGCTTATTTTCTCTTCTTTTCATGAAAACGCTACCACGGATATTCCCCCTATGACAGTACCTCGCTGTGACAACGATGCTAGCCACATGCGCTATACATATGCCCAACAGATGTACCGTTTTTTCTACGAAAAGGAAGGACAAGCTGTTATTTGCCTTGCACATAAAGCAAACCAACCGATCATCCTTACCACTGACCAATGGGAACTACTGTGGTTCGGGATTCGCCTGTTGTTGGCTGAAGAAAAAATGACTGCCAAAGCGGAGGAAAGCAAGAAGCTCTTTGAAGGGATTCGCTCGATATCTGCTACCCTCGACGTTCACCAAATCATCCGTGGCATCATTGGTAACGCTCTGGCTGTTATCCCGGCTGCAGACGCAGGTCTCTTGCACTTGTATGATCCCACTATCGACCGATTGATTCCGAAAGCGACCGTCGGTTTTCATGATACGGTGTTCAAGGATCTCAAAATGCGAATTGGCGAATCCATCGCGGGCAAAGTGTTTGAAGACGGAATCCCACGCATGTACAAAACCACCCAAGAAACTTCCCACGCGATGAAGGACATCTCCGCTGACAACTTTCATTCCCTGAACCACGCAAAAACATTGCGAGACTTGAATGGGTTGCTGTGCGTACCAATATCACGTGAAGAAAAGCGTATCGGCGTGCTAATCCTGCATCAGTTTCATCAAGAAAATGTGTTTACCGAGTATGACCTCGACCTCCTCCAAGGCTTCGCAGACCAAACTTCTATCGCCCTGCAAAATGCCGAGCTTTATGCTGAAGTCAAACAAGCATATGAACATATGGCTGCCATTAGCGCCCAACTGCAAGCCAAGCACGATGATTTGATACAACGCAACCATCTCCATGAATCCATCAAGCAGTTGTCCCTGCAAAATAAAGGGGCGGAAACTATCGTAAAAACCCTCAGCAAAATGACAGGTCATTCCATCTTTTTTGCCGATTGGCTTGAGCAGAAAATGTATCCTGAAAAGAGTGTTTTATTTTTTAGCTGGGATGAACTGTATACATTGCTGAACAAAAGAAGACAGCCTGTTTCCGTTAACCTGTTCTCTCCCGCTGCTGATGACGATCAATTGTTCTGTTTGTATCCACTAATCAATGGAAGCATCTTTCTCGGATGTCTCATGCTTCCCTTAGACGAACGCGGGCTATCTGATCTCGCACGTATGACGGTCGAGCAAGGGAGTGCTGTGCTCATACTCGATTTGGTGAAAAAACAATCGATCAGCTCCGTGCTGTACAAGCGAGCACACGATCTTTTTCAAGAGCTAATCGCAAGCAAAGGCAATGAATTGTTTGACCGCGCCCGTTCGATGGGGTTACAGCCGCAAGCAAAATACTACGTAGTATATGCCCATCTAACGCAATGCCACGATCTGGCTTTGCTAGAAGCAAACATTCACCGGCTCATTACCCGTTGGAAATGGGAGTTCAGTAAAACACAGATGTTTGTCTACGGATTCCATAACCATGTCACGCTTCTCATCCGGTCTCTCGGCTCCCGAGATGGCAAGGACATCCGGGAGAGGCTGCAACAAGCGTCTTATGAGTGGGAACTTGGCAAGGAAGCATCTTTATCCATTGGCGTGGGAAGTATGGCAAGCGGGATTGAGCAAATCAGCAAAAGCTATGAAGAAGCTAAGAAGGCCGCACACTATTTGACCAACCGCAACCGTTATGGTGTGGTGCACTATAAAGACCTGGGTGTCAATCGCCTCATGCTGAACCAGAGTCAGGCCGATATTGATGCATTCATTCAAGATGTCTTTGCCCCTTTCTGGCAAGACCCGGAAAAATATCAAGAATGGGAACAGACGATCATGACCTATATGAAATGCAGTCAATCCCCTCAACTCACGGCCAAAGAGCTGCACATTCACGTCAATACGTTGTATCAGCGATTGCGCAAAGTCGAGGAGCTTCTTCATATCGATTTGCGAAATCCGGAAGACTTGTTGAAATTACAGCTGGCTTGTCATTTGCGCCAGGAAGGATAA
- a CDS encoding aldehyde dehydrogenase family protein: MRKVGDDLTATYNNYIAGAWVTSHTGQVFPSTNPANTNEVLGYFQKSDGLDARSAIEAAANAFGAWSQKSAPTRGEFLFSLIHLLEKNKEDLAETITREVGKTLREARGEVAKTITSMKQLTGEATRLTGQTVPSFDERVIGYTVREPIGVFAIIAPWNFPLGIGLWKIVPAILAGNTVVFKPASNTSLISVKLVELLIESGVPSGVVNLVTGPGAVIGDELANHPLVKGISFTGSSEVGLALGRAVGARGGKIQAEMGGKNPAIILADTDIDLAIDSIVLSGFFDNGQRCTGTSRVLVVPEVAEQVKAKLIERAKSLKIGNGFDPDNHNGPVVDEHQLNLYLHYVQKGIEEGGVLECGGKRLVEGDLAQGYFVAPTVFTGITQEMTIANEEIFGPVIAVVDVDSFEHAMQVANQVEFGLSSTIFTNDLQKAFQFVKGIQSGVTHVNMPSTHFESQFPFGGKKISGLGPREQGESALDFYVETKTVYIRP, from the coding sequence ATGCGGAAGGTGGGAGACGATTTGACAGCAACCTACAATAACTACATCGCTGGAGCTTGGGTGACGAGCCATACTGGACAGGTTTTCCCAAGTACGAACCCTGCCAATACGAATGAGGTTCTCGGTTATTTTCAAAAATCGGACGGGCTGGATGCGCGTTCTGCCATTGAAGCTGCTGCCAATGCTTTTGGTGCATGGTCGCAAAAATCGGCTCCCACACGTGGAGAATTCTTGTTCTCCCTCATTCACTTATTGGAAAAAAACAAAGAAGACCTCGCAGAAACGATCACCCGTGAAGTCGGAAAAACATTGCGGGAAGCGAGAGGCGAGGTTGCCAAGACAATCACCTCGATGAAGCAGTTGACTGGGGAAGCCACTCGCTTGACAGGTCAAACGGTGCCTTCCTTTGATGAACGGGTAATTGGTTACACGGTGCGAGAGCCAATCGGGGTTTTCGCGATTATTGCGCCATGGAATTTCCCGCTGGGGATTGGCTTGTGGAAGATCGTTCCGGCTATCCTCGCAGGCAATACGGTTGTGTTCAAGCCAGCGAGCAACACCTCCTTGATTAGCGTAAAGCTGGTAGAGCTCTTGATTGAGAGCGGCGTTCCGAGTGGCGTAGTGAACTTGGTAACAGGACCAGGTGCGGTAATCGGTGACGAATTGGCGAATCATCCACTGGTCAAGGGCATTTCATTTACAGGTTCTTCTGAAGTGGGACTCGCCTTGGGGAGAGCAGTTGGAGCCAGAGGAGGCAAGATTCAGGCGGAGATGGGCGGGAAAAATCCAGCGATCATTCTCGCGGATACCGATATTGACCTCGCTATCGATTCCATCGTACTGAGTGGATTCTTCGATAATGGCCAACGTTGTACGGGGACCAGTCGCGTATTGGTTGTTCCCGAAGTAGCCGAACAAGTAAAAGCAAAACTGATCGAGCGAGCGAAGAGCTTGAAAATTGGGAATGGATTCGATCCAGACAATCATAACGGTCCGGTAGTGGACGAGCATCAGCTCAATTTGTATCTTCACTATGTACAAAAGGGGATCGAAGAAGGTGGCGTATTGGAATGCGGGGGTAAGCGCCTGGTAGAAGGTGATCTCGCCCAGGGCTACTTCGTCGCACCGACGGTGTTTACCGGGATTACGCAGGAGATGACGATTGCCAACGAAGAAATTTTTGGCCCTGTGATCGCCGTGGTCGATGTGGATTCTTTCGAACATGCTATGCAAGTGGCTAACCAGGTGGAATTCGGCTTGTCCTCCACGATTTTTACAAACGATTTGCAAAAAGCCTTCCAATTTGTCAAAGGTATTCAGTCTGGCGTCACACATGTCAATATGCCGTCGACTCATTTTGAATCACAGTTTCCGTTTGGTGGCAAAAAGATATCTGGATTGGGTCCGAGAGAGCAAGGGGAGTCAGCGCTCGATTTCTACGTGGAGACAAAAACGGTTTATATTCGGCCATAA
- a CDS encoding serine hydrolase — protein sequence MQRSDWPTTEWQAVDPALLNIDAEKLAELDPIIKSAYSNINGIIIVRNGYIAHESYYHGYGLNDRHHVASVTKSILSALIGIAIEERFIKNVDQKVLEFFPDYAPDHTDTQKQEITIRHLLTMTAPYPFEDWHEPLDQMCKQSDWVTYTLDMLGQKGEIGAFKYSTAGAHLLSSILTRSTGKSAREFANERLFTPIGMEEIPDYEMKAFAFEDLFGKEVRGWVKDPNNNSTGGWGLTLTPRDMARIGLLYLNRGCWDNHQIIPEVWIDESTAMNPNQYGYLWWLREEDGVFTYAALGDGGHVICCIPEKNLIVAIASEFMPNPRDRWTLIKEYIIGAVI from the coding sequence ATGCAAAGAAGCGATTGGCCCACGACGGAATGGCAAGCAGTAGACCCGGCACTCTTGAACATAGACGCTGAAAAACTAGCAGAGCTAGACCCTATCATAAAATCCGCGTACAGCAACATAAACGGGATCATTATTGTGAGAAATGGTTATATCGCCCATGAAAGCTACTATCATGGCTATGGACTGAATGATAGGCACCATGTAGCGTCTGTAACGAAAAGTATTTTATCCGCTCTCATTGGTATTGCCATAGAGGAACGGTTTATCAAAAATGTCGACCAAAAGGTGCTGGAATTTTTCCCAGACTATGCACCCGACCATACTGATACACAAAAACAAGAAATCACCATACGCCATCTCCTCACGATGACAGCACCCTATCCTTTTGAGGACTGGCACGAACCACTGGACCAAATGTGTAAGCAGTCCGATTGGGTAACATATACCCTTGATATGCTTGGTCAAAAGGGAGAGATTGGAGCGTTTAAGTATTCAACCGCTGGGGCGCATCTGCTTTCATCCATCCTCACACGCAGCACAGGCAAAAGTGCCCGAGAATTCGCCAACGAACGCTTGTTTACACCCATCGGCATGGAAGAAATCCCTGATTATGAAATGAAGGCGTTTGCGTTTGAAGATTTATTCGGGAAAGAGGTGAGAGGATGGGTGAAGGATCCAAACAATAACTCCACAGGAGGGTGGGGTCTCACGTTAACTCCCCGTGACATGGCACGAATTGGTTTGCTCTATCTGAATCGTGGCTGTTGGGACAATCATCAGATCATTCCAGAGGTTTGGATAGATGAATCAACCGCGATGAATCCCAATCAATACGGGTACCTATGGTGGTTGCGTGAAGAGGACGGTGTTTTTACATACGCTGCTCTGGGCGATGGCGGTCATGTTATCTGTTGCATCCCAGAAAAAAACCTCATCGTAGCCATTGCATCGGAATTCATGCCGAATCCTCGTGATCGATGGACGCTAATCAAGGAGTATATAATCGGGGCGGTAATCTAA
- a CDS encoding NAD(P)-dependent oxidoreductase: MEAIGVIGIGAMGKGMVCNLLQKGYHVYAYDPSPAAKAWAKEKGAIVVESPQAVGSVARVVFTSLPGPAIVEEVMLGADGLFLSLGAGSFVFDTSTIDPATAKRLNQHGVEKGIYYYDCPVSGGPAGSAAGTLTIMVGGDEAKLPDIMDYLRAIGKEIFYLGESGSAQVAKLCHNSVVAVITAALGEAFSVGAKAGVDPHKLAAVMDKGSAHNRVLSVFGPNILYGTYENTVFSLDHMHKDLQLYAQTAREQQVPVLVGGTVAQMYEAAKAQGKGSWDSSAVCTVTEELAHTTIAR; this comes from the coding sequence ATGGAAGCGATTGGTGTTATCGGCATTGGTGCAATGGGTAAAGGGATGGTCTGCAATCTATTGCAAAAAGGCTACCATGTGTATGCCTATGATCCAAGTCCGGCAGCAAAAGCCTGGGCGAAGGAAAAAGGAGCGATAGTCGTCGAGTCTCCACAGGCAGTGGGTAGCGTAGCACGTGTCGTTTTCACTTCGCTTCCAGGTCCTGCGATTGTTGAGGAAGTCATGCTGGGTGCGGACGGACTTTTCTTATCATTAGGGGCGGGCAGTTTCGTATTTGATACAAGTACGATCGATCCTGCTACAGCAAAACGTCTGAATCAGCACGGCGTAGAAAAAGGGATCTACTACTACGATTGTCCAGTGAGTGGAGGACCTGCGGGTTCTGCGGCAGGAACGTTGACCATTATGGTCGGCGGTGATGAGGCCAAGCTTCCAGATATCATGGACTATCTAAGGGCAATTGGAAAGGAAATTTTCTATCTGGGGGAATCCGGCTCCGCACAGGTGGCGAAGCTTTGTCACAACTCTGTCGTTGCAGTCATCACAGCAGCGTTGGGCGAGGCATTCAGTGTCGGGGCAAAAGCAGGTGTCGATCCACACAAGCTGGCAGCCGTCATGGACAAAGGCTCGGCCCACAATCGTGTTCTCTCCGTTTTTGGACCTAACATCTTATACGGTACGTATGAAAATACGGTCTTTTCTTTGGATCATATGCACAAAGATTTGCAGCTCTATGCGCAAACCGCACGTGAACAGCAAGTGCCTGTTCTCGTTGGAGGAACGGTTGCACAAATGTATGAGGCAGCGAAAGCACAAGGCAAGGGTAGCTGGGATTCGAGTGCGGTCTGTACCGTGACGGAGGAGCTAGCTCATACAACGATTGCGCGATAA
- a CDS encoding phosphotransferase enzyme family protein, whose amino-acid sequence MTKLFQLDSEDDIDKVVDQLQQIARKAMHEYDLDGEQIRFNQLSDTGTFVIETEKDGTYLLRIHGNKNRNEIDSELAWLSSLHEKIEVAIPTGIECRNGSKTVSIDLANGDCVFVSVMRWVEGEHADEELTEDQVYKEGVLLAKLHTVSQDFQLTPEFVRPIWGEDSFKESMARLTEHYQRFLTDEEFGLYELAADKILTCLAKLDKNSSKYGIIHGDLHQGNIVFHNGDPRPIDFGRCGFGYYLYDIAHTILGLYPAQRELVLKGYESLRKLEGDWLPTLESFAVMVMIENYSHHAPDPRETEGLKEEQPYAIPMIKNYLNGKPFLFHSKAEK is encoded by the coding sequence ATGACGAAGTTATTTCAGTTGGATTCTGAAGATGACATCGATAAGGTAGTGGACCAGTTGCAGCAAATCGCACGAAAGGCGATGCACGAATACGACTTGGATGGCGAGCAGATTCGTTTCAACCAACTGTCCGACACTGGCACGTTTGTGATTGAAACAGAGAAGGATGGTACCTATTTACTCCGCATTCACGGAAACAAGAACAGAAACGAAATTGATTCCGAGCTTGCTTGGCTCAGCTCTTTGCATGAAAAAATAGAGGTAGCGATTCCAACGGGAATAGAGTGCCGCAATGGTTCCAAGACAGTGAGCATCGATCTTGCGAATGGTGACTGTGTCTTCGTATCCGTCATGCGTTGGGTCGAAGGGGAGCATGCAGATGAAGAACTTACGGAAGACCAAGTTTACAAAGAGGGCGTCTTGTTAGCAAAGCTTCATACAGTATCGCAGGATTTCCAATTGACCCCTGAATTTGTGCGTCCGATCTGGGGAGAGGATAGCTTCAAGGAGTCCATGGCTCGTTTGACGGAGCATTACCAACGGTTTCTGACAGACGAAGAGTTCGGGCTATATGAATTGGCGGCGGATAAAATACTCACCTGTCTTGCCAAATTGGACAAGAATAGCAGCAAATATGGAATCATTCACGGCGATCTGCACCAAGGAAACATCGTTTTTCATAACGGAGATCCTCGTCCGATTGATTTTGGAAGATGTGGGTTTGGTTACTATCTTTATGATATCGCCCATACCATTTTGGGTTTATATCCTGCACAAAGAGAGCTAGTTTTAAAAGGCTACGAGAGTTTGCGGAAACTAGAAGGGGATTGGCTCCCCACACTAGAGAGCTTCGCAGTCATGGTCATGATTGAAAATTATAGTCATCATGCTCCTGACCCCAGGGAAACCGAGGGGCTAAAAGAAGAACAGCCCTATGCAATACCTATGATCAAAAACTACTTGAACGGCAAGCCATTTCTTTTTCATTCAAAGGCAGAGAAGTAG
- a CDS encoding LysM peptidoglycan-binding domain-containing protein, protein MQIHVVEEGQTLASIAETYGTTPEAINKANELPDPNKLATGQAMVIPIVGSYYWVKQGDTLYTIGQRNQISAAELARVNGISPYKPLQVGQKLYIPPRPRRAADFNAYVEPRRTVPPAMEADVRTAAPHLTYLAPFSFRIKRDGTLEPPTLNHFPAIAKENQVLLLMVVTNLEKGQFSTELGALILNDQEFQNKLLDNILATARELGMGDIHFDLEALPTTGAEAYANFLRKARDRIHAAGLMMSVALAPKTSAEQAGKWYSAHDYKAIGALADFVVIMTYEWGYSGGPPMAVSPIGPVRRVLQYAITEIPAEKILMGQNLYGYDWTLPYERGTTAKALSPQAAIALAAQHNAVIRYDYRAQAPFFTYTDDQGKQHQVWFEDARSIQAKFNLVKQLGLRGVSYWKLGLPFPQNWLLIEENFRVRKRA, encoded by the coding sequence ATGCAAATCCACGTGGTGGAAGAAGGACAAACCTTAGCAAGCATCGCCGAGACGTACGGTACGACGCCGGAAGCGATCAACAAGGCGAACGAATTGCCAGATCCCAATAAGCTGGCAACTGGTCAGGCGATGGTGATCCCGATTGTAGGAAGCTACTATTGGGTCAAACAAGGGGATACGTTGTATACCATCGGTCAACGAAATCAGATCAGCGCAGCAGAGCTTGCTCGCGTCAATGGGATTTCTCCCTATAAACCGCTACAAGTCGGGCAAAAGCTATATATCCCGCCTCGCCCTAGACGAGCGGCTGATTTCAATGCGTATGTGGAACCGCGCCGCACTGTCCCGCCAGCGATGGAAGCGGATGTTCGAACGGCTGCCCCTCATCTTACGTATTTGGCACCGTTCAGCTTTCGCATCAAACGGGATGGAACCCTCGAACCACCAACCCTGAACCATTTTCCGGCGATCGCAAAAGAAAACCAAGTCCTACTTTTGATGGTCGTGACGAATTTGGAAAAAGGTCAGTTCAGTACGGAATTGGGCGCACTCATCCTGAATGACCAAGAGTTCCAGAACAAGTTGTTGGATAATATTCTCGCGACCGCCCGTGAGCTGGGTATGGGGGATATCCATTTTGATCTGGAAGCATTGCCCACAACAGGGGCAGAAGCGTATGCGAACTTTTTGCGAAAAGCAAGGGACCGTATACATGCAGCAGGGTTGATGATGTCTGTTGCGCTCGCACCGAAGACGAGTGCCGAGCAAGCAGGCAAATGGTATTCCGCCCATGATTACAAGGCGATAGGAGCCCTTGCCGATTTTGTCGTGATCATGACGTATGAATGGGGCTATAGTGGTGGACCTCCCATGGCGGTTTCTCCGATCGGACCGGTGCGGCGTGTCTTGCAGTACGCCATTACCGAAATACCAGCCGAGAAAATTTTGATGGGCCAAAATCTGTACGGATACGACTGGACCTTACCGTACGAGCGAGGAACGACAGCGAAAGCTCTGAGTCCACAAGCGGCAATTGCTTTGGCTGCACAGCATAATGCAGTGATCCGGTATGACTATCGCGCGCAGGCTCCGTTTTTTACGTACACCGATGATCAAGGCAAGCAACATCAGGTGTGGTTTGAGGATGCGCGGTCTATCCAAGCCAAGTTCAATCTGGTTAAACAGCTTGGTTTGAGAGGCGTCAGCTACTGGAAACTCGGTTTGCCATTTCCGCAAAATTGGCTGTTGATCGAGGAGAACTTTCGTGTCCGTAAGCGTGCATAG
- a CDS encoding MerR family transcriptional regulator: MLYTVNEVAKLSGTTIKTLYHYQKIGLLMPEIVTENGYRYYGENELKRLQQILFYRELDFSLDSIKAALDHEPDRLRCLSEQQAMLKTRQLRLERILLTLEETIRHERKRGNMSTEKMFDGLNEEEWKQAFTQQNEHLQEAYDFQLDTENLDVASMNEKAAEASAFMTTMAEALKNNKSIDDETVVSAIKNHLAFLQKDHPIDARAFAEQSRFFLSDEFHRAMLEEQQTGLSYYICIAAENYASK; the protein is encoded by the coding sequence ATGTTGTACACCGTTAACGAGGTAGCCAAACTGTCTGGTACCACAATCAAGACACTGTACCATTATCAAAAGATTGGTTTGCTGATGCCCGAAATCGTTACAGAAAATGGATACAGATATTATGGTGAGAATGAACTCAAGCGGTTACAACAAATCTTGTTTTATCGTGAGCTTGATTTTTCGTTGGACAGCATTAAAGCTGCCCTTGATCACGAACCAGACAGACTTCGTTGTTTAAGTGAGCAGCAAGCAATGTTAAAGACACGCCAGCTTCGATTGGAGCGCATCTTACTTACTTTGGAAGAAACGATTCGACACGAAAGGAAGAGAGGAAATATGTCCACGGAGAAAATGTTTGATGGATTAAACGAAGAAGAATGGAAGCAGGCATTCACTCAACAAAATGAGCATTTGCAGGAAGCGTACGATTTTCAATTGGATACAGAGAATCTGGACGTGGCTTCCATGAATGAAAAAGCTGCCGAAGCGTCTGCTTTCATGACAACAATGGCAGAGGCGTTGAAAAACAACAAAAGTATCGACGATGAGACAGTTGTTTCTGCGATCAAAAACCACCTTGCTTTTTTACAAAAAGACCATCCGATTGATGCGAGAGCTTTTGCCGAGCAGTCAAGGTTTTTTCTATCAGATGAGTTTCACCGCGCTATGTTGGAAGAACAGCAAACGGGATTAAGCTACTACATTTGCATTGCTGCCGAAAATTACGCTTCCAAGTAA
- a CDS encoding GNAT family N-acetyltransferase, with protein sequence MFAQKMVQGTELTTDCFHNATNLFEALKHHVSIKGVIAGVIPGRVFLSNDARSVLLTGPQGFFLGGSVDNPLFFEEVNALIKEELLPQLAADEQLDYVLFYPTNEKWNDILDIVMKDILPMRSGRMIFTHHLQDLSPPADDHIVPIDSTFLKRKELVGLEDVIDEIAENWPSFEAYENKGFGCAAIQDTDKGPTIISWCMTDWVVEDECELGIETDEDYRGNGWAQKTALGTLSLAKQRGIKRVGWQCWSNNIGSQRTALSVGFELLADFPVLFGWNLPLNNFLVNGNHYMRGDLEYGVEKDYARAAWSYAQALDKGWDWNGDPALYWNAACLFYLSGEEDRAKHYYKKAIEHGWVSIHHPHYHDYVYREQDSEQIARILAESVR encoded by the coding sequence ATGTTTGCTCAAAAGATGGTTCAAGGTACGGAACTCACAACCGATTGCTTCCATAACGCGACCAATCTGTTCGAAGCGTTGAAACATCATGTATCCATCAAAGGGGTCATTGCAGGTGTTATTCCTGGTAGAGTATTCCTGTCAAATGATGCAAGATCAGTCTTATTGACAGGCCCCCAAGGTTTTTTTCTAGGTGGCAGTGTTGATAATCCCCTCTTCTTTGAAGAAGTGAACGCATTGATCAAAGAGGAGCTATTACCGCAGCTTGCTGCTGATGAACAGCTTGACTACGTCCTGTTTTATCCTACGAATGAGAAGTGGAATGACATTCTCGATATCGTGATGAAAGATATATTACCTATGAGAAGCGGGCGAATGATCTTTACTCACCATTTACAAGATCTGTCCCCTCCTGCTGACGATCATATTGTCCCGATAGACAGCACCTTTTTGAAGCGTAAAGAATTAGTAGGTCTTGAGGATGTTATCGATGAAATAGCAGAGAACTGGCCATCCTTTGAAGCCTATGAAAACAAAGGCTTCGGTTGTGCGGCGATTCAAGATACCGATAAGGGGCCTACCATTATTAGTTGGTGCATGACGGATTGGGTAGTAGAGGACGAATGTGAATTGGGAATAGAAACCGATGAAGACTATCGGGGTAACGGATGGGCTCAGAAGACAGCATTGGGTACTCTCTCACTCGCCAAGCAGCGCGGAATCAAAAGAGTGGGATGGCAGTGCTGGTCAAATAATATAGGTTCGCAGCGAACAGCCTTATCTGTCGGTTTCGAGCTGCTCGCGGATTTCCCGGTTCTGTTCGGATGGAACCTTCCTTTAAACAATTTCCTTGTCAACGGCAACCACTATATGCGTGGCGATCTGGAATATGGCGTGGAAAAAGACTACGCCCGCGCAGCATGGAGTTATGCCCAAGCACTTGATAAAGGCTGGGATTGGAATGGCGATCCGGCCTTGTATTGGAATGCTGCTTGCTTGTTCTATCTGAGTGGTGAAGAGGACCGTGCAAAGCATTACTACAAAAAGGCTATCGAACATGGCTGGGTAAGCATTCACCACCCGCATTATCATGATTATGTGTACAGAGAACAGGACAGCGAGCAGATCGCTCGTATTCTTGCTGAATCAGTACGATAA